In the Deinococcus planocerae genome, GCGAGGTGCAACTCCTGAGTTTCACGTCCGAGCTGCCGGACCCAGACCAGGTCGCCGCGCTCCAGTAGGGCTTCACTCTTCATGCTCGACCTCGTCCGGGTGGTCCGCGAGAAGCATTCCCCAGTCGTCCTGTGGTAGGTTTGAGTGAGTGACCTCAGCTAACAGGGTAGTTCGATCGTACTGTGGAATCGGATTGACGTGAATTTCGTTGGCCTGGTACATCGCTACTACCCGGGTGTTGGCTTGTAAGCCAATTATAGCGGCAACGTTGAGAGGTATGAGCAACCCAATGCTGTTTCCCCACCGATCTGCTTTGAGTTTTATTGTACGCATACCTTCTCCCATTTTGCTCAGCTTTAGAACGATGGCCGGTTCAATCTTCTAGAAGTTCATCGGGGCCTACATCTTCTGCACGTCGCATCAATGTAGTAGGATAGTCCTTGTTTCCAGCGGCTTTCTTCTTGACTTGCTTTATACGAGCTTCGTAGGCGTTCCGCTGCACGTTAAATTCAAATAGGCGCCGGGTAAAGTAAATTTCGCCGGTGTCGAACACGCTGTACACGGATGTGGGCCGAGCTCTGGAGGGTGCGAGGTACTTCGCGCGCCCAATGCGCTCGCTGTGGGCCTTGTAGAGGTCGTTCCAGGTCTTGTACAGGCGAGACCAATCAGACGGGTTACCCTCCATCCATTCGGGCGGAGTCATCAGTCCCCGTGTAACCAGGGTTTGAAAGTACTTCGCGGAGACGTCGTTGCCGTGTGGATTCAGAAATGGAAAGCCAGCGTGTTTACAGATCAACAAGAGGACAATTTGAGTTATGGTTGTCTGGAACCGGTGGTCACTGTCCAGATATTCGGCACTGTCCGCCAGCATGCCCACTGCCTCGGCGATGACAATTTCGTCCCACGGCAAGAGTGCCGATGGGCCTGCCTCCTGTTCCAAGGAATGTTGAAATTGAGAGGTATCCAGGGATGTTCGCTTCGTGGAAGGTTCTGAACCTGGTTCAGGCCGGGTGACATGAGTGCCTAGAGCAAGGGCCTCCAAATACTGCCCACGCCGAACAAGCTCAGCGAGGTCGGTCTGTGGATAGTCCTGTGCGTATTTTTGTAAATCAGAGCACACGTTCTGCCATATGAGTTCCAAGGCTACGTGCTTATCCACTGTTTCCTTACTACACTCGCAGCTTTGGTCTGCGATAGCCCTCTTCATACTCGAGAGTAATTTGAGGTGACGCCAGTAGTGCCCACGTCCCTGCCCGAAGGTCACGGCGGGCAAGGCGATAAGCAATGACGGAGCGTCCTCGTTGAACGACTCTGGCACAGGTCCTCCGAGTTCACACGCTGTGAGTCACAGCGTCCTAGTTGCGTCTTTGGTCGGACGCACAATATTCAGGTGTGCGTCCGACTGTCCGACCAGTGCGCTAACTGCTGTCGTTGTGCATGTTTATCCTCCTCGTCGGTCACCCGGCGTGGAGGTACGGGGTCTGAGGCGCTGGCAGGTCGTTTACAACAGCCTCAAATTTTCCCTACCCTCTGTACGGCGCTCGCAATCGCCAGAGGGGACCAGTCTCGCCGGGTAACTGTCGACAGTGTACGCAATGCGTCCTGCTTCGACAGGCGGGGGGCTATGGCCCCTTTAATCTTTGGTTCATCGAAGGGCTATCTCGTGCTGCTTGTCACACTGGTTTAAACGCAGGTGTGGATATGAGTGGCTTCTGCTGGCAACAGAACTGGTGTTTGGGAAATGACGTGGTGAACGTCCCACATCTCCCACTTTTTCGCTTTGGCACAAGGAGGAGCGAGCGAGGGCATCCTCGCGACACTTCTCTGGCTCCTTCTGTTGGTTTAAACGACGGCCGTCTCCAGCAGCCCTAAACTTGCGTGGCAACCTCGTAGGGGTTGCTTCCACGTTACGTTGAGGCAAGAATGGCCGTGGGGAAGCGTCCGGTGCGCCCGGACGAATACGACGAAGCGCCGAGCTCTCCACTGGCCATGGACTCGGCGCTTCCGGTCCCCTCGAGGAGAAGACCGCATGAAGTGTACCGCGTCCCCTGAAAGGGCGACGGCTCTATGGCACGGCTTCGGCATTCCCCAGCCTGCCCCGCTGTCTCCCACCACTCTCCGTGCCTCCCCGCAGGCGTAATCATGTCCGCTACCAATTTCCGCGTCCGTTATCGCCTGACGGACGCGCCAATCACTTTTGAGGGCGAACTGACTGACCTATCACGCATTGACGTTCAGGCGCTCGACCTGGCCCGGCCTATCAAGAACTACCGGGGTCAGACCCACGTCGGCGGCTGGTACTACTTTGTGAAAGCAAAACGGCACCTGCGGTTTGAGAGCGGTCTGGAACGACTGCGGCTGATGCTGCTCGACTACGATCCCGACATCACGCTGGTGGCCCCCCAGCCCTTCCAGCTCCTCTTTCATCAGGAGGGTCGGGCGCTCTCGCACGTGCCAGACCTGCTCATCGTTCGTCCCGGTCGTGTCCGCCTGGTCGAGGACGTCAAGCCCCTGAAATTCGTCGACAGGCCAGCCAACGTGCTGGCTTTCGCCGCCACCCGCCAGGCCTGTGAACGTGCTGGATTGGAATACAGCGTATGGAGTGAGCCGCCCGCCGTAGTGGCCCACAACATCCGTTATCTGGCTGGTTACCGCCGTGTTCCTCAGCATCTGGACGAGTACGCGCCGGTCCTGCTGGACCTGGCCCGGGACACCATTCTCTTGGGCACTCTGGCCTCCCTTGCCGGGCCCAACCACTGGGTGCGTCCGGTGCTGTACCACCTGGTCTGGACCCATCGGCTGACCCTCGACCTCACCCGGCCGCTCTCGAACCGGTCGGAGGTGTCGCCCGGCTCACGATACAGGGGGAAGACGTGACCCTGACGGCCCGCCTGACCACCGGGATGCGGCTGTTGCTGGAGGACCGGGAATGGCGTGTGGAGTTGGGCCCGGACATCCGGGACGGGCAAGTGATCCTGCACGCCCCCGGGGAGCCACCCCGGGTGATCGCCCTGACCACCCTGATCGCCGCCCCCACCTTCCGGATGCTCACGGACGCCGCCCCGCTCTCCCCCTATGCCGCCCATTTCGAGCGGCTGCCGCACCAGGTCAAGGCAGCTGCTCTGGAGCGGGAGGAGCACGTGCTGGAAGTGCTGACTGGCTTCCGGAGCGGCCGGCGTCACCCAGGCCGTCCTGAGGAGCCCCTGCCCGCGTTCGACCCTGCGAGCACGCCGCTTCTCAAAGACCGGATCGACGCGAAGGCCGCAGTCCTGGGGGTGAATCGCCGCCAGGTCGAACGGTGGCTGCAGCAGTACCGGGACTCCGGGCACCACCCTTTTGGACTAATCGACCGGAGGTCCGTGCGGCTGAGCAACCGGCTGGGAGCCCAGGCCCCGGCCCTCGCCGACGCTCTCCTGCGCGTCGCCAAGGACCTGGAGGATGCCAGCGACGTCACCTTCATCCGAATTCGGGAACTCGTCGAGGACCGGCTCGAACACCTGGCGAGCAAGGGGTTGATCGAGCCGGTGAAGCTGCCTCACCAGACGACCTTCATCCGCTTGGTGGACGAGTTCGCGCCGCAACTGTCCCGCCACGCCAAGCGCCGCCGGAGCGAGGCGAGCCGGGGCCAGAAGCGACCGTTCGGCAAGGTGGTGGCGACCCGGCCGGGACAGCTGGTAGTCATCGACATCAGCCCCTTCGACATTCTGGTGCTCAGTGAAGTGGACGGACAGCCCATCCGGCTGAGGTTGGTCCTGGCCATTGACCTCTACACCCGGGCCATCGTGGCTGCCGATCTGCTCGAAACCGAGCTCAAGGGAGTGGACGTCAGCAGTCTGCTGCTCGACATAGTGTTCCCCACCCTCTGGCACCCGTCCTGGCCGGTCCTGCCCGAGGAGGCCCGGCTGCCGTACGTCGGTATTCCAGAGGCGATTCTGCTGCAGGCCCACGGTCTGCCGGACGAATCGGTGCTCGCCAACGTCCCGCCCATGTTGCCGGACGCAGTGGTCGTGGACAACGGCAAGGTGTTCCTGAGCAGCCAGTTCCGCGAGCTGTGCCGTCGCCTGGGCTGCGACATCATCCTGGCCCGCCCCCTCAAGGGCAGCGACAAGGCGCACATCGAGCGCCTGTTCCTGCACGTTCGCACCAGTCTGGCCGAGAGACTCAAAGGCTACGTCGGTCCGCACGTCCTGGCTCGGGGCTCACGGGTGGCCGCCTTCCACTTCCGGTTCGAGGTCAAGTACGAGGTCTTGCGCTGGATCACCGAATACTACAACCGCCGTTCTCACGAGGGGCTGGCGCACCCGCGTCTGCCAAAGGCGAAGCTCTCACCGGTCGAGATGTACGACCTGGGACTGGCGCACGCCGGGTACCTGACCATTCCCCTCGGCCGCGACGCCTATTACCTGGCGCTGCGGTCGGTCACGCGCATCATCGGTGACGAGGGCATCCGGGTGGACGGACGCTACCACGACAGTGACGTGCTCAATCCCTACCGCCACAGCACCAGCCCGTTCGTCGAATTCGGCGGGTTGTGGCCAGTGCTGGTGGATGACCGCGACCCCACCTACGTCTTCTTTCAGGAGCCGGAGACCGGCACCTGGCATGCGCTGCCGGACCGCGACGCCGACTGGGCTGCCCGGCCCTTCGAGGGTGAACTGCTGGAGCAGGTGAAGTACACCCTGGCGGTGCGGGGTTTCGCGCCGGACAACCATGCGGACGTGGCCGCCGCCAGGCGTGCCCGGCAGCGCGAGTACGATGCCCGCGTCAAGGCTGCGCCGCCCCCGGAGCCGCCGGA is a window encoding:
- a CDS encoding TnsA-like heteromeric transposase endonuclease subunit — encoded protein: MSATNFRVRYRLTDAPITFEGELTDLSRIDVQALDLARPIKNYRGQTHVGGWYYFVKAKRHLRFESGLERLRLMLLDYDPDITLVAPQPFQLLFHQEGRALSHVPDLLIVRPGRVRLVEDVKPLKFVDRPANVLAFAATRQACERAGLEYSVWSEPPAVVAHNIRYLAGYRRVPQHLDEYAPVLLDLARDTILLGTLASLAGPNHWVRPVLYHLVWTHRLTLDLTRPLSNRSEVSPGSRYRGKT
- a CDS encoding DDE-type integrase/transposase/recombinase, which encodes MTLTARLTTGMRLLLEDREWRVELGPDIRDGQVILHAPGEPPRVIALTTLIAAPTFRMLTDAAPLSPYAAHFERLPHQVKAAALEREEHVLEVLTGFRSGRRHPGRPEEPLPAFDPASTPLLKDRIDAKAAVLGVNRRQVERWLQQYRDSGHHPFGLIDRRSVRLSNRLGAQAPALADALLRVAKDLEDASDVTFIRIRELVEDRLEHLASKGLIEPVKLPHQTTFIRLVDEFAPQLSRHAKRRRSEASRGQKRPFGKVVATRPGQLVVIDISPFDILVLSEVDGQPIRLRLVLAIDLYTRAIVAADLLETELKGVDVSSLLLDIVFPTLWHPSWPVLPEEARLPYVGIPEAILLQAHGLPDESVLANVPPMLPDAVVVDNGKVFLSSQFRELCRRLGCDIILARPLKGSDKAHIERLFLHVRTSLAERLKGYVGPHVLARGSRVAAFHFRFEVKYEVLRWITEYYNRRSHEGLAHPRLPKAKLSPVEMYDLGLAHAGYLTIPLGRDAYYLALRSVTRIIGDEGIRVDGRYHDSDVLNPYRHSTSPFVEFGGLWPVLVDDRDPTYVFFQEPETGTWHALPDRDADWAARPFEGELLEQVKYTLAVRGFAPDNHADVAAARRARQREYDARVKAAPPPEPPDRPLPRAVRNDLARLDAAARDREARLSPSPIPPAQPGISASSEPPDDSLYASLDDLDELQDGLL